A single region of the Brassica rapa cultivar Chiifu-401-42 chromosome A03, CAAS_Brap_v3.01, whole genome shotgun sequence genome encodes:
- the LOC103858253 gene encoding universal stress protein PHOS34: MATGEEKPVMVVGVDESEQSTYALEWTLDRFFAPYAPNFPFKLIIVHAKPNAVSAVGLAGPGTAEVVPYVDADLKHTAVKVIEKAKALCLSKSVHGAMIEVFEGDARNILCEVVDKHHASLLVVGSHGYGAIKRAVLGSVSDYCAHHAHCSVMIVKKPKIKV, from the exons ATGGCTACCGGAGAGGAGAAGCCAGTGATGGTAGTGGGTGTGGACGAAAGTGAGCAGAGCACCTACGCACTGGAGTGGACTCTCGATCGTTTCTTCGCTCCCTACGCTCCCAATTTCCCTTTCAAGCTCATCATCGTCCACGCCAAACCTAACGCCGTCTCCGCCGTTGGTCTCGCTGGCCCCG GAACTGCGGAGGTTGTGCCTTATGTTGATGCTGATTTGAAGCATACCGCTGTTAAGGTTATCGAGAAAGCCAAAGCACTCTGTCTGAGCAAGTCG GTTCATGGCGCAATGATAGAAGTTTTTGAAGGCGATGCAAGGAACATCCTGTGCGAGGTTGTTGATAAACACCATGCTTCTCTTCTCGTTGTTGGAAGCCATGGTTATGGAGCTATCAAGAG GGCGGTTCTCGGGAGCGTGAGTGATTACTGTGCTCATCACGCTCATTGCTCGGTGATGATCGTGAAGAAGCCTAAGATCAAGGTCTGA
- the LOC103858256 gene encoding glutathione S-transferase F8, chloroplastic, with amino-acid sequence MMRTILQSQLLPPPPIKLRHSSLLFSPSQHSRPNLKFTSKSSPSPPTITMASIKVHGVPMSTATMRVLAALYEKELEFELIPVDMRAGAHKQEPFLSLNPFGQIPALQDGDLTLFESRAITEYIGDEYSEKGEKLMCPGCNKVKALTKVWLNVEGQQFDPIASKIAFERIFKGMFGMTTDPAAVQELEGKLVRVLDIYEARLSKSEFLACDCFTLADLHHLPVIHYLMGTDSKALFESRPKVCEWVKKITARPAWAKVVDLQKQ; translated from the exons atgatgaGAACTATTCTTCAATCACAactccttcctcctcctcctataAAACTCCGCCACTCATCCCTTCTCTTCTCTCCATCCCAGCATTCTCGTCCCAACTTGAAATTCACATCTaaatcttctccttctcctccaaCAATCACCATGGCCAGCATCAAAGTCCACGGAGTCCCCATGTCCACCGCCACCATGCGCGTTCTCGCCGCTCTTTACGAGAAGGAACTCGAGTTCGAGTTGATCCCCGTCGACATGAGAGCCGGTGCTCACAAGCAGGAGCCTTTCCTTTCCCTCAAC CCTTTCGGTCAAATCCCTGCCCTCCAAGACGGTGACTTAACTCTATTCG agTCGAGAGCCATCACAGAGTACATAGGGGATGAGTACAGCGAGAAAGGCGAGAAGCTTATGTGCCCAGGCTGCAACAAAGTCAAGGCACTCACCAAGGTCTGGCTTAATGTTGAAGGTCAACAGTTTGACCCTATCGCCTCTAAGATCGCATTCGAGCGTATCTTCAAAGGCATGTTTGGCATGACCACCGATCCTGCCGCCGTCCAAGAGCTCGAAGGCAAGCTCGTCAGAGTCTTGGATATCTACGAGGCGAGGCTCTCCAAATCCGAGTTCCTCGCTTGTGATTGCTTCACTTTGGCTGATCTCCACCACCTCCCTGTCATCCACTACTTGATGGGTACCGACTCCAAGGCCCTCTTTGAGTCTCGCCCTAAGGTTTGCGAGTGGGTCAAGAAGATCACTGCCAGGCCTGCTTGGGCCAAGGTCGTTGACCTCCAGAAGCAGTAA
- the LOC103858255 gene encoding beta-glucosidase 3 produces the protein MVYTNHAWSQPRKRGMDRITMFLLAATLAAVRCGCDANYTRNDFPHDFAFGSGTSAYQWEGAYDEDGKKPSVWDTYVHSRNLDNGDITCDGYHKYKEDVQLMVETGLDAFRFSISWSRLIPNGRGPVNPKGLQFYKNFIHELVSHGIEPHVTLYHYDHPQSLEDEYGGWLNCRIIKDFTAYADVCFREFGNHVKLWTTINEANIFTIGGYDGGGTPPGRCSTCSSGNSSTEPYLVAHNLLLAHASASRLYKQKYKDTQGGSVGFSIFAIGFRPSTNSNDDELAIQRFKDFFYAWMLGPLTYGDYPDGMKRIIGTRLPVFSEEESELVKGSSDFVGVIHYLAASVSDAQSKPFLPGDSKFFADMGVLLTYVGNFTAFEYEIAPWAMEGVLEYIKQSYGNPPVYILENGKPMKQDLQLQHEDTPRIEFVHAYMGAVLKAVRNGSDTRGYFVWSFMDLYELLSGYEYSFGIYSVNFSDPHRKRSPKLSAHWYSAFLKGNTTFLDSQDIMSNLSSSATSL, from the exons ATGGTTTACACGAACCATGCATGGAGCCAGCCAAGAAAGAGAGGAATGGATCGGATCACCATGTTCCTCCTGGCAGCTACTCTCGCTGCTGTGAGATGCGGCTGCGATGCTAATTACACCAGAAACGATTTCCCTCACGACTTCGCTTTCGGATCCGGCACTTCTGCTTATCAG TGGGAAGGAGCTTATGATGAAGATGGGAAAAAGCCTAGCGTCTGGGATACTTATGTTCACTCTC GTAACTTAGATAATGGAGACATAACTTGTGATGGGTATCACAAGTACAAG GAAGATGTGCAGCTGATGGTGGAAACTGGCTTAGATGCATTCAGATTCTCCATCTCTTGGTCTAGGCTTATACCCA ATGGAAGAGGTCCTGTTAACCCAAAAGGTCTACAGTTCTACAAGAACTTCATCCATGAACTTGTATCCCACG GAATTGAACCACATGTTACACTGTACCACTACGACCATCCTCAGTCTCTCGAGGATGAGTATGGAGGATGGCTTAACTGCAGAATTAT CAAAGACTTTACTGCTTACGCAGATGTTTGCTTCAGAGAGTTTGGGAACCACGTCAAACTCTGGACGACGATCAATGAGGCTAATATATTCACTATTGGAGGTTACGACGGTGGAGGCACACCACCTGGTCGTTGTTCCACCTGCTCGTCAGGCAACTCTTCCACTGAACCGTATCTCGTAGCACATAACTTGCTTCTTGCGCACGCCTCTGCTTCAAGACTATACAAGCAAAAGTACAAG GATACGCAAGGAGGTTCTGTAGGCTTCAGCATATTTGCAATAGGATTTAGACCTTCTACAAACTCCAATGATGATGAATTGGCAATTCAAAGATTCAAAGATTTCTTCTACGCCTG GATGCTTGGGCCACTTACATATGGAGACTATCCAGATGGAATGAAAAGAATCATTGGAACAAGGCTGCCTGTTTTCTCGGAGGAAGAATCAGAACTAGTTAAAGGCTCCTCTGACTTTGTAGGAGTCATTCACTATCTTGCTGCTTCTGTCTCAGACGCCCAATCCAAACCTTTTCTTCCAGGAGACTCCAAATTCTTCGCCGACATGGGTGTACTATTGACTT ACGTTGGGAATTTCACTGCCTTTGAG TATGAAATTGCTCCATGGGCTATGGAAGGTGTGCTGGAATATATAAAGCAGAGCTATGGCAATCCTCCTGTCTACATTCTTGAGAATG GTAAACCGATGAAGCAAGATTTGCAGCTGCAGCATGAGGACACACCAAGGATTGAGTTCGTACACGCTTACATGGGTGCTGTCCTCAAAGCCGTTAG GAATGGATCAGACACGAGAGGCTACTTCGTGTGGTCATTCATGGACCTGTATGAGTTACTGAGTGGATACGAGTATAGTTTTGGAATTTACTCTGTGAATTTCAGTGATCCTCATCGCAAGAGATCTCCAAAACTCTCTGCACATTGGTACTCTGCGTTTCTCAAGGGTAACACCACCTTTCTTGATTCCCAAGACATCATGAGCAACTTGTCTTCTTCAGCCACTTCCTTGTAG
- the LOC103858257 gene encoding nuclear transcription factor Y subunit B-5, which translates to MAGNYHSFENPIHRFKNYNFGSSSSHHQNHDGLLVEDQQQEENMMIKEQDRLLPIANVGRIMKNILPPNAKISKEAKETMQECVSEFISFVTGEASDKCHKEKRKTVNGDDICWAMANLGFDDYAEQLRKYLNRYRVIEGERANHGRGAKLSSPDN; encoded by the coding sequence ATGGCTGGGAACTATCATTCGTTCGAAAACCCAATCCATAGATTCAAAAATTACAACTTTGGGAGCAGCTCATCTCATCATCAAAATCATGATGGTTTATTGGTGGAGGATCAACAACAAGAGGAAAACATGATGATAAAAGAACAAGACAGACTACTTCCGATAGCAAACGTAGGAAGGATCATGAAGAACATTCTCCCACCAAACGCAAAGATCTCTAAAGAAGCAAAAGAGACTATGCAAGAATGTGTGTCCGAGTTCATAAGCTTCGTCACCGGAGAAGCCTCCGATAAATGCCACAAGGAGAAGAGAAAGACCGTCAATGGAGACGATATCTGTTGGGCTATGGCAAATCTAGGGTTTGATGATTACGCCGAGCAACTCAGGAAGTACTTAAATCGTTACCGAGTTATTGAAGGTGAGAGAGCCAATCATGGCAGAGGAGCTAAGTTATCCTCACCGGATAATTAA
- the LOC103858259 gene encoding uncharacterized protein LOC103858259, producing MEPNHSDDDAMEGLVNESSSPYLNGINGEPQVLPRVGDEYQAEIPHLVPEHDRSKLIRCFGSDPHLVTTFGLPIPLMWTRSEKFRGFREAAETEEEKRKPSCQPAAARTKPRGIVLALPCQKNSTLKFAWLGKSLYPFPGTLGESWDDSERERFLLGLYLIGKNLVLLQRFVGSKKMGDMLSYYYGTFYRSNEYKRWVDGRKSGRSKQSVQGHKLLTGWRQQELLSRVSSHVSEECKSMLLQVYKAFREDRIELEEYVFSLKDMIGLDKLTEAIGIGKGKKDLTLEATKLNNPGGGASKVRIRNDLPVADIVKFLTGEYRMSKTRSSDLFWEAVWPRLLARGWHSEQPKDGPKNSLVFLVPEANKFSRRNMSKGSHYFDSLTDVLNKVALDPTLLDLNPDEEDIGSSRKEEEIKNDPAMDIEEFDDDDDDSSQKKSKKKKKKRYLEPRIKASKSEEVTMFTIVDTSGVEERCRLKELKSLPIEIGNSTSYLSESEDYQLSEESKNKATVSISSGNKSSSVNMDNERLQKNRKRGRPRNPPNRSSLADCSQKPLKKGTQMRPADQNGVLMGEEHIDQGQPLKLPSTGSSAEDSSCGRNEGRQISAEIREDFDLNVSQISLEAEGVHNSESSCAAQQSSIQMDEEMPREVQQVNGPGRRQSTRTRPLTAKALEAFAFGYLGNSEKKRKSTTEEPRKPKYTKRIRKPGGI from the coding sequence ATGGAGCCAAATCATTCAGATGATGATGCCATGGAAGGTCTTGTGAATGAATCTTCGTCCCCATATCTAAATGGAATTAATGGAGAGCCCCAGGTGCTTCCTCGTGTTGGAGATGAGTACCAGGCAGAGATCCCTCATCTAGTCCCAGAGCATGATCGCTCAAAGCTGATTAGGTGCTTTGGATCAGATCCCCACCTGGTCACTACATTTGGTTTGCCTATCCCACTTATGTGGACAAGAAGTGAGAAATTCAGAGGTTTCCGTGAAGCAGCCGAgactgaagaagaaaaaaggaaaCCTTCATGCCAACCAGCTGCTGCTAGAACGAAACCGAGGGGTATTGTTCTTGCGTTGCCATGCCAAAAAAACTCAACGTTAAAGTTTGCGTGGCTCGGTAAGAGCCTCTATCCGTTCCCCGGGACTTTAGGTGAATCTTGGGACGACTCCGAGCGAGAGAGGTTTCTTCTTGGCCTCTACTTGATTGGGAAAAACCTTGTCTTGCTGCAAAGATTCGTTGGGAGTAAGAAGATGGGAGACATGCTCTCATACTATTACGGAACCTTTTACAGGTCTAATGAATACAAGAGATGGGTAGATGGACGCAAGTCCGGGAGAAGCAAACAGTCTGTTCAAGGCCACAAGCTATTAACAGGGTGGAGGCAACAAGAATTGCTCTCTCGGGTCTCCTCTCATGTATCCGAGGAATGCAAGAGTATGCTGCTTCaggtatataaagcatttaggGAAGATAGGATTGAACTGGAGGAGTATGTGTTCAGTTTAAAGGATATGATTGGTTTGGATAAGCTTACGGAAGCGATTGGTATAGGTAAAGGCAAGAAAGATTTGACGTTAGAGGCGACCAAGTTGAATAATCCTGGAGGAGGAGCCTCCAAAGTCCGAATACGCAATGATCTTCCCGTTGCGGATATTGTCAAGTTTTTAACCGGAGAGTATAGGATGAGCAAGACACGGTCCAGTGACCTCTTCTGGGAAGCTGTTTGGCCACGTTTGTTGGCAAGAGGGTGGCACTCCGAGCAGCCTAAAGACGGTCCGAAGAACTCTCTTGTTTTTCTGGTACCGGAAGCTAATAAGTTTTCCAGGAGGAACATGTCAAAGGGGAGTCACTACTTCGATTCTCTCACTGATGTCTTGAACAAGGTTGCTTTAGATCCCACGCTTCTTGACCTCAATCCTGATGAGGAGGATATTGGGAGCAGCAGAAAAGAAGAGGAAATCAAGAATGACCCGGCGATGGATATAGAGgagtttgatgatgatgatgatgattcttcACAAAAaaagagcaagaagaagaagaagaaaaggtaCCTAGAACCACGCATCAAAGCAAGTAAAAGTGAGGAGGTGACCATGTTTACGATTGTGGATACAAGTGGTGTGGAAGAAAGATGTAGATTGAAAGAGCTAAAATCTTTGCCTATTGAGATAGGCAATTCAACAAGTTACTTGAGTGAATCTGAGGATTACCAGCTGTCTGAAGAATCTAAAAACAAGGCAACAGTCAGTATTAGTTCTGGTAATAAGAGCAGCTCTGTAAACATGGACAATGAGAGACTGCAGAAGAACAGGAAACGAGGGAGACCAAGAAATCCACCCAACAGGAGTAGTTTGGCAGATTGTTCTCAGAAACCATTGAAGAAGGGGACACAGATGAGACCAGCTGATCAAAATGGGGTGTTGATGGGAGAGGAGCATATCGATCAAGGTCAGCCTCTGAAACTCCCCTCAACTGGTTCATCTGCAGAAGATAGCTCTTGTGGAAGAAATGAAGGCCGCCAAATATCAGCAGAAATCAGAGAAGATTTTGACTTGAACGTTTCACAAATCTCACTAGAAGCTGAGGGGGTGCATAACAGTGAGAGCTCTTGTGCAGCACAGCAGTCATCTATTCAAATGGATGAGGAAATGCCTCGAGAGGTGCAGCAGGTAAACGGTCCTGGGCGGAGGCAGAGTACAAGGACCCGACCGCTGACTGCAAAAGCACTGGAAGCTTTTGCTTTTGGATACCTTGGTAACTCGGAAAAGAAGAGAAAGTCTACTACGGAGGAGCCAAGAAAACCAAAGTACACAAAGCGCATCCGTAAACCAGGAGGAATCTAG
- the LOC103858252 gene encoding UDP-glucuronic acid decarboxylase 4, which yields MASELTYRRHEMEVEQPEAQALNRKPIKPWFVSIRPVISYMLREQRLLFVLVGIAIATLAFTILSPSSNQPIPNYSDPISGSSLSVQRKSSIEYITGGGMGSVGGKIPLGLKRKGLRVVVTGGAGFVGSHLVDRLMARGDNVIVVDNFFTGSKENVMHHFGNPNFELIRHDVVEPILLEVDQIYHLACPASPVHYKFNPVKTIKTNVVGTLNMLGLAKRVGARFLLTSTSEVYGDPLQHPQVETYWGNVNPIGVRSCYDEGKRTAETLAMDYHRGANVEVRIARIFNTYGPRMCIDDGRVVSNFVAQALRKEPLTVYGDGKQTRSFQFVSDLVEGLMRLMEGEHVGPFNLGNPGEFTMLELAKVVQETIDPNAKIEFRPNTEDDPHKRKPDITKAKELLGWEPKVALRQGLPLMVKDFRQRVFGDQKQEETTSSSSTE from the exons atggcgtCGGAGCTGACGTACCGGCGACACGAGATGGAGGTGGAGCAACCAGAAGCGCAAGCTCTCAATCGGAAGCCGATCAAGCCGTGGTTCGTATCGATTCGTCCTGTCATCAGTTACATGCTACGGGAACAGAGACTCCTCTTCGTTCTCGTCGGCATCGCGATCGCCACATTAGCCTTCACGATTCTCTCTCCGTCCTCCAACCAACCGATCCCCAACTACTCGGATCCGATTTCCGGATCCTCGTTGTCGGTTCAGAGGAAATCCAGCATCGAGTACATAACCGGCGGTGGGATGGGATCGGTGGGGGGAAAGATCCCTCTGGGTCTGAAACGCAAAGGTCTTCGGGTGGTGGTGACCGGTGGGGCCGGTTTCGTGGGGTCACACCTGGTGGACAGACTGATGGCGAGAGGAGACAATGTGATCGTCGTCGATAACTTCTTCACGGGGAGTAAAGAGAACGTGATGCACCATTTCGGGAACCCTAACTTCGAGCTCATCAGGCACGACGTCGTCGAGCCGATTCTTCTTGAGGTTGACCAGATCTACCATCTCGCTTGCCCTGCTTCTCCCGTGCACTACAAGTTCAACCCCGTGAAGACGATCAAGACGAATGTGGTGGGGACGTTGAACATGTTGGGGCTGGCGAAGAGGGTGGGAGCGAGGTTCCTGCTGACGAGTACGAGTGAGGTGTACGGAGATCCTCTGCAGCACCCTCAGGTTGAGACTTACTGGGGCAACGTTAATCCCATCG GTGTTCGGAGTTGTTACGACGAAGGGAAGCGTACGGCGGAGACGTTGGCCATGGACTACCACAGAGGAGCTAATGTTGAG GTTAGGATAGCTCGGATCTTCAATACTTATGGGCCAAGGATGTGTATTGATGACGGTCGTGTTGTTAGCAACTTCGTTGCCCAG GCATTAAGAAAAGAGCCATTGACTGTTTATGGCGATGGCAAGCAGACTAGGAGTTTCCAGTTTGTCTCTGATCTG GTGGAGGGTCTGATGAGGTTGATGGAAGGAGAACACGTTGGGCCATTTAACCTTGGTAACCCTGGTGAATTCACCATGCTCGAGCTCGCTAAg GTGGTGCAAGAGACGATAGACCCGAACGCAAAGATAGAGTTTAGACCAAACACAGAGGACGACCCACACAAGAGGAAACCAGACATAACAAAGGCCAAAGAGCTTCTAGGTTGGGAACCAAAGGTGGCTCTCCGCCAAGGACTCCCACTTATGGTCAAAGATTTCCGTCAGCGTGTCTTTGGCGACCAGAAGCAGGAGGAGACCACTTCTTCTTCGTCAACAGAATAA